Proteins co-encoded in one Bemisia tabaci chromosome 9, PGI_BMITA_v3 genomic window:
- the LOC109044185 gene encoding palmitoyltransferase ZDHHC16B, protein MVVPELFSTALHLCQYLWLKWKDRWSYLKLCILSLFYNEHLDVHYFLDVLLGPMYWFVDNFTKRLGPAFVTAVCCLMAAVIVIAHWIGLPYWWEKSPFAAVLLVIFGYWLLVNTLFHYYMGVTVNPGTPPEGGLIQEAVSICKKCIAPKPPRTHHCSVCNRCILKMDHHCPWLNNCVGHHNHRYFFSYMIFITLGTFYLMLFGFEIAYHELWEDYFRSEDLNDESLEGHAVRINKSLPVDEWVLEPVNGGDIIYPVNHGRDWRRKAILFMAFICSGAFVAIGALLIYHYRLISAGETSIEYHINKDQRKKFAALNKEYKNPYNFGRKRNWRIFFGLQKDRSWLHVFFPSAHKPIGDGLQWQTIYSGNPLEVHAKTP, encoded by the exons ATGGTAGTCCCAGAATTATTTTCTACCGCACTCCATCTATGCCAATATTTGTG GCTAAAGTGGAAGGATAGATGGTCATACCTGAAGTTGTGCATTTTATCTTTGTTctacaacgaacaccttgatgtTCATTATTTTTTGGATGTACTCCTGGGACCAATGTATTGGTTTGTTGATAACTTTACGAAGCGGCTCGGACCG GCATTTGTCACTGCTGTCTGCTGTCTAATGGCTGCTGTGATTGTTATTGCGCATTGGATTGGATTGCCGTATTGGTGGGAAAAAAGTCCATTCGCAGCGGTCCTACTTGTCATATTTGGTTACTGGCTGCTTGTCAATACCTTATTTCACTATTACATGGGTGTCACGGTAAACCCAGGAACTCCACCTGAG GGAGGACTAATACAGGAAGCAGTCAGCATTTGCAAAAAGTGCATCGCTCCAAAACCACCTCGCACCCACCATTGCTCTGTTTGCAATCGTTGCATTTTGAAGATGGATCATCATTGTC CTTGGCTGAACAATTGTGTTGGGCACCACAACCATcgttactttttttcttacatgATTTTTATCACCTTGGGCACATTCTATCTCATGCTGTTTGGATTCGAAATCGCATACCATGAGCTTTGGGAGGATTACTTCAGAAGTGAAGACTTGAATGATGAAAGTTTAGAAGGACATGCTGTCAGGATCAACAAATCGTTACCTGTC GATGAATGGGTACTGGAGCCTGTTAATGGAGGTGACATTATTTACCCAGTGAATCATGGAAGAGATTGGAGAAGAAAAGCTATTCTTTTCATGGCATTCATCTGTAGCG GTGCCTTTGTAGCAATTGGAGCGCTTTTGATTTACCACTATCGCCTTATATCTGCTGGTGAAACAAGCATTGAGTATCATATAAACaaagatcagaggaaaaaatttGCTGCGTTGAACAAG GAGTACAAAAATCCTTACAACTTTGGTCGAAAACGCAACTGGAGAATATTTTTTGGACTACAGAAAGACAG ATCGTGGCTTCACGTTTTCTTCCCGTCTGCACACAAACCCATCGGAGACGGTTTGCAGTGGCAAACAATCTACTCCGGGAACCCCTTAGAAGTTCATGCCAAAACCCCATAA
- the LOC109044169 gene encoding lipid scramblase CLPTM1L isoform X1 encodes MLIMYIPSLSLILSLCFTAYIGHSMWTMAKLFIAPECQNRMNCIHSFLNSHSKLQMVIFSSVSGYREDDLKFVHYFKDFNFQKPFEHDLDVEIPYKTRRNGTLFFHVHIFPNPLIGDEVRWESVQRSPNRTSTLIEMTQYQIPETSKYKLLQENSNVAPERPVTHLKTEVGINMLTNVQYLPLNGIPGEIAALLRFSRNREFLPIVRHDFLNDRLQSLQEIKKGVSSMQVKLKYSPISFGMLRLMLHVEASMSSVQTLGFSVKEIDQVKGIFADTNIYLLLGTIFVSGFHLLFDFLAFKNDVSFWHSRKSLAGISAHTVLWHAFSHIIILLYLIEEKSSLLILIPSFIGALIEVWKVHKVIPIDWKHLKFKKAFVSSEEQRTKEFDRESMKYLCYLYPLIIGAAVYSLVNEVHRSWYSWIIRSTVNGVYAFGFIFMLPQLFVNYRLKSVAHLPWRTFMYKAFSTFIDDVFAFIITMPTAHRLACFRDDVVFLIYLYQRWLYPVDKSRIDEDTSIVSEVPTIDAKKSD; translated from the exons ATG ctgatCATGTATATTCCGTCGTTATCTCTCATCCTATCGCTGTGCTTCACTGCATACATCGGTCATTCCATGTGGACAATGGCCAAATTATTCATCGCTCCTGAATGTCAGAATAGGATGAACTGTATTCATTCCTTTCTCAACTCTCACTCTAAATTGCAA ATGGTCATATTTTCATCAGTCAGTGGATATCGAGAAGATGATCTGAAATTTGTACattatttcaaagattttaattttcaaaagccTTTTGAACA TGATTTGGATGTGGAAATCCCATATAAAACTCGTCGGAATGGCACGTTGTTCTTCCACGTGCACATCTTCCCGAATCCATTGATTGGGGATGAGGTGAGGTGGGAAAGTGTACAGCGGAGTCCGAACCGAACAAGTACCCTCATTGAAATGACCCAGTATCAGATCCCAGAAACATCCAAGTACAAACTCCTCCAGGAAAATTCGAATGTGGCCCCGGAGAGGCCAGTGACTCATTTGAAGACTGAAGTCGGAATCAACATGTTGACAAATGTTCAGTATTTGCCGCTGAATGGCATTCCTGGGGAAATTGCTGCTTTATTAAG GTTCTCGAGAAATCGTGAGTTCTTGCCAATCGTGCGGCATGATTTTTTGAATGACCGCCTACAATCccttcaagaaataaaaaaaggtgTATCCAGTATGCAAGTGAAACTGAAGTATTCTCCGATTTCGTTTGGAATGCTCAG ACTAATGCTGCATGTTGAAGCTTCTATGAGCTCTGTTCAGACTCTGGGATTCTCTGTCAAAGAGATTGACCAAGTCAAGGGTATCTTTGCAGACACAAATATTTATTTACTCCTCGGAACGATTTTTGTATCAGGCTTCCAT CTGCTCTTTGATTTCCTGGCCTTCAAAAATGACGTTAGCTTTTGGCACTCAAGGAAAAGTCTCGCTGGCATCTCAGCACATACGGTGTTGTGGCACGCCTTCAGTCATATCATCATCCTGCTGTATCTAATTGAGGAAAAGTCAtctcttcttattttaattCCTTCGTTCATTGGAGCATTGATTGAG GTTTGGAAAGTGCACAAAGTCATCCCGATTGATTGGAAACATCTCAAGTTCAAAAAAGCATTTGTGAGCAGTGAAGAGCAACGTACCAAAGAGTTCGACCGAGAAAGCATGAAATATCTTTGTTATCTGTACCCGTTGATCATAGGTGCTGCTGTCTATTCTTTGGTGAATGAAGTACATCGCAG ttgGTATTCATGGATCATAAGGAGCACGGTAAATGGAGTCTACGCTTTTGGCTTCATTTTCATGTTGCCCCAACTTTTCGTCAACTATCGACTGAAGTCGGTTGCGCATCTTCCTTGGAGAACATTCATGTATAAA GCATTCAGTACGTTTATAGACGATGTCTTTGCCTTTATTATCACTATGCCCACCGCTCACCGCCTCGCATGTTTCCGTGATGATGTAGTCTTTCTTATTTATTTGTATCAACGATG GCTGTACCCTGTTGACAAATCGAGAATTGACGAGGACACGTCAATTGTTTCTGAAGTTCCTACTATTGATGCGAAAAAAAGCGACTAA
- the LOC109044187 gene encoding ribosomal RNA small subunit methyltransferase A: MLQFLLLYMHLFPRICGFLVLNEPSSDSDSHLQPLVLSAVNGSAVNETNDGLPPTYELVAKHGLKPNKRLGQHFLYDRNVIGRIVEAAGPLAGMTVVEIGPGPGGLTRALLAGGAARVVAIERDPRALSLLRQLTDAYHERLTVVDGDALGFDPRPLIAGEPALIVANLPYNIGSELLYRWVSAETWPPWWQRAVLMFQREVALRIVATPEQRADYGRLAVLCGWRTRAEIVLDVPPEVFTPRPAVNSSVVRLVPRAEPLPCRAGALVTVAKATFTQRRKMMRNSLGSLTNDPEALLRAAGLQGDWRPEQVPVDGFVRLALAYDEYRRTEASSTTPGTV, from the exons ATGTTACAGTTTCTGCTACTTTATATGCATTTATTTCCTCGG atATGTGGATTTTTAGTGCTGAACGAACCAAGTTCTGACTCAGACTCGCACTTGCAACCTCTCGTGCTA AGTGCCGTGAACGGGAGCGCGGTGAACGAGACCAACGACGGCCTCCCTCCGACGTACGAGCTGGTGGCCAAGCACGGCCTCAAACCCAACAAAAGACTCGGACAGCACTTCCTCTACGACCGGAACGTGATCGGGCGGATAGTGGAGGCCGCGGGTCCGCTGGCCGGGATGACGGTCGTGGAGATAGGCCCCGGGCCAGGGGGCCTGACAAGGGCCCTCCTCGCGGGTGGGGCTGCCCGCGTCGTCGCCATCGAGCGGGACCCACGGGCCCTGTCCCTCCTCCGCCAGCTCACAGACGCCTACCATGAGCGCCTCACCGTGGTCGACGGCGACGCCCTGGGCTTCGACCCGCGACCCCTCATCGCCGGCGAACCCGCCCTCATCGTCGCCAACCTCCCCTACAACATCGGATCAGAGTTGCTCTACCGCTGGGTCAGCGCCGAGACCTGGCCGCCGTGGTGGCAGCGGGCCGTTCTCATGTTCCAGCGCGAGGTCGCTTTGAGGATCGTGGCGACGCCGGAGCAGAGGGCCGACTACGGGCGCCTCGCCGTCCTCTGCGGCTGGCGCACCCGAGCCGAGATCGTCCTCGATGTCCCGCCGGAGGTCTTCACGCCGCGGCCGGCGGTCAACTCCAGCGTCGTCCGCCTGGTGCCGCGCGCCGAGCCGCTCCCGTGCCGCGCCGGCGCCCTCGTCACCGTCGCCAAGGCCACGTTCACGCAGCGACGGAAGATGATGCGCAACTCCTTGGGGTCGCTCACGAACGATCCGGAGGCCTTGCTCCGAGCCGCTGGGCTCCAGGGGGACTGGCGACCGGAACAAGTCCCGGTTGATGGGTTCGTCCGCCTTGCCCTGGCCTACGACGAGTATAGGAGGACGGAAGCGTCTTCCACCACACCTGGAACCGTGTAG
- the LOC109044169 gene encoding lipid scramblase CLPTM1L isoform X2, translating into MYIPSLSLILSLCFTAYIGHSMWTMAKLFIAPECQNRMNCIHSFLNSHSKLQMVIFSSVSGYREDDLKFVHYFKDFNFQKPFEHDLDVEIPYKTRRNGTLFFHVHIFPNPLIGDEVRWESVQRSPNRTSTLIEMTQYQIPETSKYKLLQENSNVAPERPVTHLKTEVGINMLTNVQYLPLNGIPGEIAALLRFSRNREFLPIVRHDFLNDRLQSLQEIKKGVSSMQVKLKYSPISFGMLRLMLHVEASMSSVQTLGFSVKEIDQVKGIFADTNIYLLLGTIFVSGFHLLFDFLAFKNDVSFWHSRKSLAGISAHTVLWHAFSHIIILLYLIEEKSSLLILIPSFIGALIEVWKVHKVIPIDWKHLKFKKAFVSSEEQRTKEFDRESMKYLCYLYPLIIGAAVYSLVNEVHRSWYSWIIRSTVNGVYAFGFIFMLPQLFVNYRLKSVAHLPWRTFMYKAFSTFIDDVFAFIITMPTAHRLACFRDDVVFLIYLYQRWLYPVDKSRIDEDTSIVSEVPTIDAKKSD; encoded by the exons ATGTATATTCCGTCGTTATCTCTCATCCTATCGCTGTGCTTCACTGCATACATCGGTCATTCCATGTGGACAATGGCCAAATTATTCATCGCTCCTGAATGTCAGAATAGGATGAACTGTATTCATTCCTTTCTCAACTCTCACTCTAAATTGCAA ATGGTCATATTTTCATCAGTCAGTGGATATCGAGAAGATGATCTGAAATTTGTACattatttcaaagattttaattttcaaaagccTTTTGAACA TGATTTGGATGTGGAAATCCCATATAAAACTCGTCGGAATGGCACGTTGTTCTTCCACGTGCACATCTTCCCGAATCCATTGATTGGGGATGAGGTGAGGTGGGAAAGTGTACAGCGGAGTCCGAACCGAACAAGTACCCTCATTGAAATGACCCAGTATCAGATCCCAGAAACATCCAAGTACAAACTCCTCCAGGAAAATTCGAATGTGGCCCCGGAGAGGCCAGTGACTCATTTGAAGACTGAAGTCGGAATCAACATGTTGACAAATGTTCAGTATTTGCCGCTGAATGGCATTCCTGGGGAAATTGCTGCTTTATTAAG GTTCTCGAGAAATCGTGAGTTCTTGCCAATCGTGCGGCATGATTTTTTGAATGACCGCCTACAATCccttcaagaaataaaaaaaggtgTATCCAGTATGCAAGTGAAACTGAAGTATTCTCCGATTTCGTTTGGAATGCTCAG ACTAATGCTGCATGTTGAAGCTTCTATGAGCTCTGTTCAGACTCTGGGATTCTCTGTCAAAGAGATTGACCAAGTCAAGGGTATCTTTGCAGACACAAATATTTATTTACTCCTCGGAACGATTTTTGTATCAGGCTTCCAT CTGCTCTTTGATTTCCTGGCCTTCAAAAATGACGTTAGCTTTTGGCACTCAAGGAAAAGTCTCGCTGGCATCTCAGCACATACGGTGTTGTGGCACGCCTTCAGTCATATCATCATCCTGCTGTATCTAATTGAGGAAAAGTCAtctcttcttattttaattCCTTCGTTCATTGGAGCATTGATTGAG GTTTGGAAAGTGCACAAAGTCATCCCGATTGATTGGAAACATCTCAAGTTCAAAAAAGCATTTGTGAGCAGTGAAGAGCAACGTACCAAAGAGTTCGACCGAGAAAGCATGAAATATCTTTGTTATCTGTACCCGTTGATCATAGGTGCTGCTGTCTATTCTTTGGTGAATGAAGTACATCGCAG ttgGTATTCATGGATCATAAGGAGCACGGTAAATGGAGTCTACGCTTTTGGCTTCATTTTCATGTTGCCCCAACTTTTCGTCAACTATCGACTGAAGTCGGTTGCGCATCTTCCTTGGAGAACATTCATGTATAAA GCATTCAGTACGTTTATAGACGATGTCTTTGCCTTTATTATCACTATGCCCACCGCTCACCGCCTCGCATGTTTCCGTGATGATGTAGTCTTTCTTATTTATTTGTATCAACGATG GCTGTACCCTGTTGACAAATCGAGAATTGACGAGGACACGTCAATTGTTTCTGAAGTTCCTACTATTGATGCGAAAAAAAGCGACTAA